GCGCGAGGTCAGTGCTGCGAATCTTGACGACACCGTGCTTGTTGACCAGGACTTCCAGCACGAAACCGGGAGGCAGGTCGTGCAACGGATCGGCAGGCGCGTGTGTCGCTTCTACCAGACAGCGGTGATCCTGCAGCCAGCGAAGCTGTTCCTGTTGTGCCTTGGAGAGCAGATCAACCCAGTGGCTTTCCTCGGTCCGGTCCATGCTTCACGCTAGATGCCTCGTCGAAAAAATCGATGATATGCGCTTCAGGACTTCACAAGACGTCAACGTTCCCTCAAGACTGCGGCCCGGCAGGCCGAGCGCCGCTTTGCAGGCAACCTCAGCCCCGCACGAGGTTGCGCCCGGCCTGTTTCGCTTCGAGCAGCTTCTCCTCGGCGAGTGCCAGCATGCCCTCGTGTCCGGTCGAGGGCAGATCGCTACATACCCCCACGCTGAGGGTCACCCGCAGACCCGGGCGCACCATCGACCAGTTGTACTGTTCGACGGCCTGACGGAAACGCTCGGCCGTGTGATCGACCTCGCCTGCCCCGATTCCGGGCAACATCAGGGCAAATTCCTCGCCGCCATAGCGCGCCAGCAGGTCCTTGGAACGGCACTGCTCACGCAGCACCTGCGCCACACGGCGCAGCACCTCGTCGCCCACCGCGTAGGAAAAGGCCTCGTTGACCCGCCGAAAATCGTCGAGATCGAGCAAGGCCACGCTGAGAGGGTAGTTCAGCCGGCGGGCCCGCCGGAAGGACAGCGCCAGTGTCTCGCAGAACGCGCGGCGGCTGGCCAGACCGGTCAACAGGTCCTCCTGCGTACTGCGCGCGAGCTGATCGGCCTGGACGTGAAGCTGGCGGGTCAGGTCGTCATACAGCAGTTGGGCGGACGCCAGATGCGAAAGCGCCCGGCGCAGATCGTCGTCCGTTGCCTCACCGGGCACAATCGGCAGACCAAGCGCTGTCAGAAGCAGCAAGCAGCGGGCTGCGCGCAATTCGTCACCTGCTTGCGTCGCGAGCATGTAAGCTTCGCGGCCCAACTGGGCCGCCCGTACCCGGTCGCATTCACCCAAGCGAGCCACGGCTTCCTGCAGCGCATCGATCCGGTCGATGCCCGTCAGGGCCAGCAGGTGCGCGTCTCGCGCGGCAGTCTCAGACATGTTCAGCACTTCCTCTTCCTGCAGACAGCATGCAACAGCGATTCTCACAATCTTCTTACGGCAATGTCGACAACCGCTCGCCTGACGGACAGGCTGCAGCCCCGTTCCTTGAGCTGGACTTCACAACCCAAGGCTCCGGACTGCCCCTGATGTGAAAAACTTCGATTTACCGGTGAAAATTCCGCGCCCGGACGACTCGTTCAGTTATCCGGGCAACAAGAAAGCGATCTTAATCCATCGTTAGCTTGGTTACCAAGTGAACAGTAGGTAACGCCCAGGCGGTGCTTTCCTGAACTAAATGAGCAAACGCAAAGTACTTATTGTCGAAGACGATCCGGATATCGCCCGTTTTGTGCGTTCCGATCTGGAGGATGCCGGTTACGAAGTAATGCACGCCGCCGACGCCATGACGGGCCTGGTGACCGTGCGTGAGCAGGCACCCGACCTGATCCTGCTCGATCTGGGTCTGCCTGACTTCGATGGCACCGAAGTGCTCGCACGCGTCCGGCGCACCTCGACCCTGCCGATCATCGTGATGACCGCCCGCGACACGGCCGATGAGAAAGTCAGCCTGCTCGAAGACGGCGCCGACGACTATGTGGTCAAGCCCTTCGATTCGCGCGAGCTGATCGCCCGCATCGGGGTTCAGCTGCGTCAGCACGGCGGGGCTCCGATCGAGGTCAACGGCATGGAGCTGAACTTGCAGCAACGCCTGGTCAAGTACAACGGCCAGGAAGTGCGCCTGTCTCCCACCGAATTCAATCTGCTGGCGCTGCTCGCCCGTCAACCGGGCCGCGTGTACTCGCGCGAAGAAATCGAGCGCGAGGTATGGGAAGGCCGCCTGCCCGCCAACAGCAACGTGGTGGACGTGCACATGGCCAACTTGCGCGGCAAGTTCCGCGACCTCGACGGCTACGGCATCATCCGCACCGTGCGTGGCATCGGCTACGCCCTGCGTTCCTGAACCTTTCAAGAAAGG
The Deinococcus peraridilitoris DSM 19664 genome window above contains:
- a CDS encoding GGDEF domain-containing protein, with the translated sequence MSETAARDAHLLALTGIDRIDALQEAVARLGECDRVRAAQLGREAYMLATQAGDELRAARCLLLLTALGLPIVPGEATDDDLRRALSHLASAQLLYDDLTRQLHVQADQLARSTQEDLLTGLASRRAFCETLALSFRRARRLNYPLSVALLDLDDFRRVNEAFSYAVGDEVLRRVAQVLREQCRSKDLLARYGGEEFALMLPGIGAGEVDHTAERFRQAVEQYNWSMVRPGLRVTLSVGVCSDLPSTGHEGMLALAEEKLLEAKQAGRNLVRG
- a CDS encoding response regulator transcription factor, translating into MSKRKVLIVEDDPDIARFVRSDLEDAGYEVMHAADAMTGLVTVREQAPDLILLDLGLPDFDGTEVLARVRRTSTLPIIVMTARDTADEKVSLLEDGADDYVVKPFDSRELIARIGVQLRQHGGAPIEVNGMELNLQQRLVKYNGQEVRLSPTEFNLLALLARQPGRVYSREEIEREVWEGRLPANSNVVDVHMANLRGKFRDLDGYGIIRTVRGIGYALRS